In the Maribacter sp. MJ134 genome, one interval contains:
- a CDS encoding COX15/CtaA family protein, translating to MVSFRKIAKTALILVYLVIVAGAVVRMTGSGMGCPDWPKCFGYYIPPTEASVLQWRPNKKFEKGQVIILNETLQVAKEDIITGLKFSNENWEQYTKHDYAIFNPWHTWIEYINRLLGALAGLATLILAFASIKYWKNKRQITILSWLVVLGMGFQAWLGATVVYSVLEPVKITTHMLMALLIVALLLYIIFRVNKENKRISFDKNTLVLAVVALIFTLVQVVLGTQVRQFVDDQIDLVGENAKNLWLQNPTFKFYFHRSFSIAILLINSLLAYRIITLKLGHIKIFWVLFILIVEIFSGIAMYYLDFPFASQPLHLVLASILFGVQFYLVLDALKPKISLKTS from the coding sequence ATGGTATCCTTTAGAAAAATAGCCAAAACAGCCTTGATACTGGTGTATCTAGTAATTGTTGCGGGCGCCGTAGTCCGTATGACGGGAAGCGGTATGGGATGTCCGGATTGGCCCAAGTGTTTTGGGTATTACATCCCTCCTACCGAAGCCTCCGTGTTGCAATGGCGACCCAACAAAAAATTTGAGAAAGGACAGGTTATTATTCTGAACGAAACACTTCAGGTTGCTAAAGAAGATATCATAACTGGTTTAAAATTCAGCAACGAAAATTGGGAGCAATACACCAAACATGACTATGCTATCTTTAACCCTTGGCATACCTGGATAGAATATATAAACCGACTCTTAGGTGCACTCGCCGGTTTAGCAACGCTAATTTTAGCCTTTGCATCCATCAAATACTGGAAAAACAAAAGACAAATCACCATATTGTCGTGGTTGGTAGTTCTGGGAATGGGTTTTCAGGCATGGTTGGGCGCAACGGTAGTTTATTCCGTCTTAGAGCCCGTTAAGATTACCACACACATGCTCATGGCCTTATTGATAGTTGCGCTGCTACTCTATATCATTTTCAGGGTAAACAAAGAGAACAAGAGAATTTCTTTTGACAAGAACACCTTAGTTTTAGCAGTGGTCGCTTTAATTTTTACCCTGGTTCAGGTAGTTCTAGGAACACAGGTAAGGCAATTTGTAGACGACCAAATAGACCTGGTTGGTGAAAATGCAAAAAACCTTTGGCTACAGAACCCAACCTTTAAGTTTTATTTTCATAGGTCCTTCTCTATAGCTATTCTTCTGATCAATTCCTTACTGGCCTACAGAATCATTACTCTAAAACTTGGGCACATTAAGATATTCTGGGTACTTTTTATTCTAATCGTTGAAATATTCTCTGGTATAGCGATGTATTATCTAGATTTCCCCTTTGCAAGTCAACCGCTTCATTTGGTATTGGCATCCATTCTGTTCGGGGTGCAGTTCTATTTAGTTTTAGATGCGTTAAAGCCTAAAATTAGTCTGAAAACTTCGTAA
- a CDS encoding IS1096 element passenger TnpR family protein has translation MVYKIRIILDAEEDIFRDLEIEAHNSLEDFHNAITQAFGFLGNEMASFYTCDEDWKQEEEIALFDMSESGSDVRLMNETFLEDIITAKSPKLIYVYDFLNMWTFFVELADIVEKEDGRAYPNVLFSFGELPENPPEKRFESENSAFDFDDTFENYDDLDFDENWN, from the coding sequence ATGGTTTACAAAATCAGAATTATACTTGATGCAGAGGAGGATATTTTCCGGGACCTAGAGATAGAGGCGCACAACTCCCTGGAGGATTTTCATAATGCCATTACCCAAGCTTTTGGCTTCCTAGGTAATGAAATGGCATCTTTCTATACCTGTGATGAAGATTGGAAACAGGAAGAAGAAATCGCGTTGTTTGATATGAGCGAATCCGGTTCGGATGTGCGGTTAATGAATGAGACGTTCTTGGAAGATATCATAACTGCAAAAAGTCCCAAACTGATTTATGTCTATGATTTTTTGAACATGTGGACTTTTTTCGTTGAATTGGCGGATATTGTTGAAAAAGAAGATGGCAGGGCTTATCCTAATGTGTTGTTCAGTTTTGGGGAACTGCCAGAGAATCCACCAGAGAAAAGGTTTGAATCAGAAAATAGTGCTTTTGATTTTGATGATACTTTCGAAAACTATGACGACCTGGATTTTGATGAAAACTGGAATTAA
- a CDS encoding nucleoid-associated protein, whose protein sequence is MINLYATQIENISIHRVGNKNKNEGVFLSSEPFSLNDETTGLLKEYFFKPFREKEENYFKLSNEVDVEFNELYKIVSEIFSDSSSTHLNSKKIATHLFEQSNHPHIKSGEVYVTYLTGVLLDNQKVDAVGIFKSELKHDFLQFQEKDANLDIVVQQGININKLDKGCLILNVDKEEGYKVLSVDSNKYDTKYWLEHFLDVDVLSDDNFKTKNYLKFCQNFAKDVVLPAEDKQQEVLFMNRAVNHFAKNDAFEESNFLNEVMENPELIPEFKHYKVEKGPKYSIEDVSNFDIANKAVSDARKKIKNVINLDTNIQIKMDFINPESAEKFVEKGWDEERQMYYYLVYFNKEQKS, encoded by the coding sequence ATGATTAATCTTTACGCCACTCAAATCGAAAATATTTCAATTCATCGCGTTGGCAACAAAAATAAGAACGAAGGTGTTTTTTTATCATCCGAACCCTTTTCATTGAACGATGAGACCACAGGGTTATTAAAAGAATATTTCTTTAAACCTTTTAGGGAAAAAGAGGAAAACTATTTTAAACTTAGCAACGAAGTTGATGTTGAGTTCAATGAGCTTTACAAGATAGTGAGCGAAATTTTTTCGGACAGCTCTAGTACGCATCTTAATTCCAAGAAGATAGCCACACATTTATTTGAACAATCCAATCATCCCCACATCAAGAGTGGAGAAGTATATGTCACTTATTTAACCGGAGTACTTTTAGACAATCAAAAAGTGGATGCCGTAGGTATATTTAAAAGTGAGTTGAAACACGATTTTCTTCAATTTCAAGAAAAAGATGCCAACTTGGACATAGTAGTACAGCAGGGCATAAATATTAACAAACTAGACAAGGGATGCCTTATTCTAAATGTTGATAAGGAAGAAGGATACAAAGTACTCTCTGTGGATAGCAATAAATATGATACTAAATATTGGCTAGAGCACTTTCTAGATGTTGATGTGTTATCGGACGATAATTTTAAGACCAAGAATTACCTAAAGTTCTGTCAAAATTTTGCCAAAGATGTTGTATTACCTGCCGAGGATAAACAGCAAGAGGTATTGTTCATGAACCGCGCGGTAAATCATTTTGCAAAAAATGATGCTTTTGAGGAGAGTAATTTCCTGAACGAAGTAATGGAAAACCCAGAACTGATTCCTGAGTTTAAACATTATAAGGTAGAAAAAGGTCCAAAGTATAGCATTGAGGATGTTTCTAATTTTGACATTGCCAACAAAGCGGTCTCCGATGCCAGAAAAAAAATTAAAAATGTCATTAATCTGGATACGAACATTCAGATTAAAATGGATTTCATTAATCCGGAATCAGCAGAAAAATTTGTAGAAAAAGGTTGGGACGAGGAAAGGCAGATGTACTACTATCTTGTGTATTTCAATAAAGAGCAGAAGAGTTAG
- a CDS encoding ABC transporter ATP-binding protein produces the protein MEKILTVSNLTKKFGYLTAVKDLSFTIEKGNVYGILGPNGSGKSTTLGIVLNVVNKTTGNFSWFDGNTSTHDALKKVGAIIERPNFYPYMTAVQNLKLVCKIKEVSNDKIEEKLALVGLLERKNSTFKTYSLGMKQRLAIASALLNDPEILILDEPTNGLDPQGIHQIREIIKKIASQGTTILLASHLLDEVEKVCSHVVILRKGEKLYSGRVDGMLASHGFFELKTDNEDKLISILNADGRFGEIKKEGELITAFLKEEMDAKSFNKTLFDKGIILSHLVKRKESLEEQFLTLTKNQSN, from the coding sequence TTGGAGAAAATACTGACCGTGAGTAACCTCACTAAAAAGTTTGGTTACCTAACCGCCGTTAAAGACCTATCGTTCACCATAGAAAAAGGAAATGTTTACGGCATTTTAGGACCCAACGGTAGCGGAAAATCCACCACGCTAGGTATTGTTCTGAACGTAGTAAACAAGACCACGGGGAATTTCTCCTGGTTCGACGGTAACACTTCTACCCATGACGCCTTAAAAAAGGTGGGAGCCATTATAGAGCGACCTAACTTTTACCCCTACATGACAGCGGTACAAAACCTAAAACTTGTCTGTAAGATCAAGGAAGTTTCCAACGATAAAATTGAAGAAAAACTAGCTTTGGTCGGTCTATTAGAACGCAAGAACAGTACCTTTAAAACCTACTCCCTGGGCATGAAGCAACGCTTGGCCATCGCGTCCGCCTTACTCAACGATCCAGAAATTCTAATTCTCGATGAACCAACGAACGGTTTAGATCCACAGGGAATCCATCAAATACGGGAAATCATAAAGAAGATTGCGTCTCAGGGAACTACTATACTTTTAGCCTCTCACCTCTTGGATGAAGTTGAAAAAGTATGTAGCCATGTGGTCATTCTTAGGAAAGGGGAAAAACTGTACTCTGGTCGTGTGGACGGAATGTTGGCAAGTCACGGCTTTTTTGAACTGAAAACAGATAATGAGGATAAATTGATTTCCATACTCAATGCAGACGGCAGATTTGGAGAAATTAAGAAGGAGGGAGAACTAATCACGGCGTTTCTCAAAGAAGAGATGGATGCAAAAAGTTTTAACAAAACCCTTTTTGACAAAGGCATAATTCTCTCGCATTTGGTAAAACGCAAAGAAAGTCTTGAGGAACAATTCCTGACTTTAACCAAAAACCAAAGTAACTAA
- a CDS encoding ABC transporter permease, with the protein MIRLLQIEFIKLWNNRASKVLIISYFVLLTSIALISVIKFPFGANVRLAEIGIFNFPYIWHFNTFITAFFKLFLAIVIVSMMANEYSNKTIKQNLIDGLSKKEFILSKFLTVLSFALISTVFVFVVSLILGLIYSDYNELSIIFSDLEFVFAFFIKLVGFFSFCLFLGILVKRSAFALGFLVLWQIFELVFRGLVRWKLFDGDTTEILMSFFPLQAMFNLIKEPITRLEAVQTVANQVGEQINLNYHVHWYEILIVLVWTAIFIYSSYALLKKRDL; encoded by the coding sequence ATGATACGTTTACTACAGATAGAATTCATAAAACTTTGGAATAACAGAGCGAGTAAGGTCCTTATTATATCATACTTTGTGCTGTTGACCTCAATAGCACTGATATCCGTAATCAAATTCCCTTTTGGGGCAAATGTTCGTTTGGCGGAAATCGGTATTTTTAACTTCCCCTACATTTGGCATTTCAACACCTTTATTACGGCGTTCTTTAAACTATTCTTAGCCATAGTCATTGTTTCCATGATGGCCAATGAGTATAGTAACAAGACTATTAAACAGAATTTAATTGATGGTCTATCTAAAAAAGAGTTTATACTATCCAAATTCTTGACCGTATTGTCCTTTGCGCTAATCTCCACGGTATTCGTCTTTGTCGTCTCTTTAATCCTTGGACTGATCTATTCGGATTATAATGAATTATCCATCATATTTTCAGATCTAGAATTTGTATTCGCGTTCTTTATTAAACTTGTTGGTTTCTTCTCTTTTTGCCTGTTCTTAGGCATTTTAGTGAAACGTTCTGCCTTTGCCCTTGGTTTTCTAGTACTTTGGCAAATTTTTGAATTGGTCTTCAGAGGCTTGGTACGTTGGAAGCTCTTTGATGGAGATACTACTGAAATACTTATGAGCTTCTTCCCCTTACAGGCTATGTTCAATCTCATAAAGGAACCTATTACCAGACTGGAAGCTGTACAGACAGTGGCCAACCAGGTTGGTGAACAAATTAATTTGAATTACCACGTACACTGGTATGAAATTCTAATTGTTTTGGTCTGGACGGCTATTTTCATCTATTCATCCTATGCTTTGTTGAAGAAAAGAGATTTATAG
- a CDS encoding T9SS type B sorting domain-containing protein, with protein sequence MTDGRINTVEGCASISDPFGDLLFYTDGIFVYDRNHNTMENGTGLYGDPSSTQSAIIVPKPEDPNIYYIFTVDTSVAEADADRGLNYSVVDLSMNDGNGAVVEKNINLLKDCSEKVAALLKNCFDESIWVVTLASEDGLSPLFNTYHAFEVSTAGVATNSVKTTFSDLRIEDPRGYIKFSPDGSKMASANMRDGLQLFDFDSDTGIFSNRQDISITDVGQLPYGIEFSAKGQFLYAHTTRFIEQQESFLSLLLQFDIEAIDISASKVELDRRPIFRGALQIGNNGKIYRTLSDDYFTGKPFLSVINNPDSKGVAANYSHRAVTLSGRNSTQGLPPFIQSFFDKTDLLVNENGESTNYLEICEGDSFRLETNEEVDAIYNWSKDGIPFDNPDQFFLNIDSSELIDQGRYQLEILSPDPKKCPILGEAVIRVNPIPTADNLFLKQCDIINPSDGITQINLNQVNENPDETYYYYETQEDLLNDNVIPNIENYTNTTAFLQTLYYKSVNEFNCENYGLLEIEVVPTPPDINSPLYVHECSEKSDGQELRATFDLEKLIVENFSDFETVFYATMEDATLEKNALIGIYESGTSTIFARQENANQCENIANVELVVHPSPVITLQETYLICTNKPELSINAPTGYDRYLWTRTVNGTHETISENEIAAIKETGDYSLTVAYEYPTSTSTFSCEASFDFKVLPSNPAMIRNIEIKDISANNTLEVFVDGDGNYEYSLDGFMYQESNFFEGIAPGFYTMYVRDSNGCGISEQELSVIGYPKFFTPNGDGINDNWQLIGVNENFQMNSSVSIFDRYGKSLVNLNASTPSWNGTKDSKAMPAADYWFKATLEDGREFKGHFSLKK encoded by the coding sequence TTGACCGACGGAAGAATTAATACTGTTGAGGGCTGTGCTTCCATTTCCGACCCTTTTGGCGACCTCTTATTCTACACGGACGGGATTTTCGTTTATGATAGAAATCACAACACCATGGAGAACGGTACGGGCTTATACGGCGACCCCTCTAGCACACAATCTGCCATAATTGTTCCAAAACCAGAAGACCCTAACATTTATTACATCTTTACAGTGGATACCTCAGTGGCAGAAGCTGATGCCGACCGTGGTCTTAACTATTCCGTCGTAGACCTTTCTATGAACGATGGTAACGGTGCGGTAGTGGAAAAGAACATTAACCTGTTAAAAGACTGTTCTGAAAAAGTTGCTGCCTTACTTAAAAATTGCTTTGATGAGTCTATTTGGGTCGTTACATTAGCTTCGGAAGATGGATTATCTCCACTTTTCAATACCTATCATGCTTTTGAGGTGAGTACTGCGGGAGTAGCTACAAATTCCGTTAAAACAACCTTTTCGGATTTAAGAATAGAAGACCCTAGGGGTTATATAAAATTCTCTCCTGATGGTTCAAAAATGGCAAGCGCCAATATGCGAGACGGATTACAATTATTCGATTTCGATAGCGACACCGGAATATTTTCGAATAGACAGGATATTTCAATTACCGATGTCGGTCAATTACCTTACGGAATAGAATTCTCCGCAAAAGGGCAATTTCTCTATGCCCACACCACAAGATTTATTGAGCAGCAAGAATCCTTTCTTTCCTTGCTACTTCAGTTTGATATAGAAGCCATTGATATCTCAGCATCAAAAGTAGAATTAGATAGAAGACCAATTTTTAGGGGTGCTTTACAAATTGGGAATAATGGAAAGATCTACAGAACCTTGTCGGATGACTATTTCACCGGAAAACCTTTTTTAAGCGTAATCAATAATCCAGATAGCAAAGGAGTGGCAGCTAATTATAGCCATAGAGCGGTTACCCTATCTGGAAGAAATAGCACACAAGGCCTCCCACCCTTTATTCAGTCTTTCTTTGACAAAACGGATTTGCTAGTCAATGAAAATGGGGAATCCACCAACTACTTGGAAATTTGCGAAGGTGATTCCTTTAGACTAGAAACAAATGAAGAAGTGGATGCCATTTATAATTGGAGTAAAGACGGTATCCCGTTTGATAATCCGGACCAATTTTTTTTAAACATAGACAGCTCGGAGTTAATTGACCAAGGTAGGTATCAATTAGAAATACTGTCCCCTGATCCTAAAAAATGCCCCATACTTGGAGAAGCCGTAATTAGGGTAAATCCTATTCCTACGGCGGATAACTTATTTCTGAAACAGTGTGACATTATAAATCCCTCAGATGGCATTACGCAAATAAATCTGAACCAAGTCAATGAAAATCCGGATGAGACCTATTACTATTATGAAACTCAAGAAGATTTACTAAATGATAATGTAATCCCGAACATTGAAAACTATACCAATACTACTGCTTTTTTACAAACACTGTATTATAAGTCAGTGAACGAATTTAACTGCGAAAATTATGGATTGTTGGAGATTGAGGTGGTTCCTACACCACCAGATATAAATTCACCCTTATATGTTCATGAATGTAGCGAAAAAAGTGATGGCCAAGAGCTGCGCGCTACTTTTGATCTGGAAAAATTGATAGTTGAGAATTTTTCAGACTTTGAAACGGTTTTCTACGCTACCATGGAGGATGCAACTTTAGAGAAAAATGCACTCATCGGCATTTACGAATCTGGTACCTCTACCATATTTGCACGACAAGAGAATGCCAATCAATGTGAAAATATTGCAAATGTGGAACTGGTAGTCCATCCTTCTCCTGTAATAACATTGCAAGAGACATATTTGATATGTACGAATAAACCAGAACTTTCCATCAACGCACCCACTGGCTACGACCGTTATTTATGGACAAGAACCGTAAATGGCACGCACGAAACGATTTCAGAAAACGAGATCGCAGCTATTAAAGAAACGGGCGACTATTCATTAACCGTAGCCTATGAATACCCTACCAGTACAAGCACATTTAGTTGTGAGGCCAGTTTTGATTTTAAGGTACTACCTTCTAACCCCGCAATGATAAGGAATATTGAAATTAAAGATATCTCTGCAAATAATACCCTAGAAGTTTTTGTGGACGGCGATGGTAATTATGAATATTCTTTAGACGGTTTCATGTATCAAGAAAGTAACTTTTTCGAGGGGATAGCGCCTGGATTTTACACTATGTACGTGCGCGATAGTAATGGCTGTGGAATTTCTGAGCAGGAATTATCGGTCATAGGATATCCTAAATTCTTTACCCCAAACGGAGACGGAATAAATGACAATTGGCAATTGATCGGGGTAAATGAAAATTTTCAAATGAACAGTTCGGTAAGTATTTTTGACCGTTACGGAAAAAGTTTGGTGAATTTAAATGCGAGTACCCCAAGCTGGAACGGGACAAAAGATTCGAAAGCCATGCCAGCAGCAGATTATTGGTTTAAGGCCACCTTAGAGGACGGTAGGGAATTTAAAGGGCATTTTTCGTTAAAAAAATAA
- a CDS encoding T9SS type B sorting domain-containing protein: MKKLIIGTFLVLMGNIVQAQDCPNLIGPVDGATNIPVDTSITWENIPGVTGYVISLGTAPNGTDIVNQRAVGSVTTYDPPLGLPENTEIFVTITLFFLNLPDITCPSQSFTTGDVTTPPLCTTIRSPLDGTTNVNSASNISWNYAPTATGYRVSMGTSPNGTDVANNVDVGNTLTYNPPADLPASTLLYITITPYNENGAANLCTETTFTTGAAATLPNCTSLITPADGAINVPLTPFLEWNPVPGATGYRLSIGTSPFDQDILENAVFDTNSTFVIDFEPNRTFFVTITPFNAAGEAIGCTQETFSTILGCGPYFDAVTGELVFLNPEIDFPDEVGICLNNGGTTFTSTDVAEGYRWYKIETGGSETLISTSSEVELSELGEYRYEAFNTAAQSGNTVECPTSKNFNVVVSEAPRISTVLVTEQVSGLRLETIVQGVGSYEFALDDINGPYQDSNIFTNVPAGSYTVYVRDKGGCGTDEERVEQDLTLEGFPKFFTPNGDGVNDFWQYIPPVATGEINVSTITIYDRYGKLLAQISPSSRGWDGMVNGRLLPASDYWFKAISLENREIKGNFSLKR; this comes from the coding sequence ATGAAGAAATTGATTATCGGTACATTCTTAGTTTTAATGGGGAATATAGTTCAAGCCCAAGATTGTCCAAACTTGATAGGACCGGTAGATGGCGCTACGAACATCCCCGTTGACACTTCCATTACATGGGAAAACATTCCCGGAGTAACCGGTTATGTTATTTCTTTGGGAACCGCTCCTAACGGGACGGATATCGTTAATCAAAGAGCTGTTGGCAGTGTTACTACCTACGACCCTCCTCTTGGATTACCCGAGAATACTGAGATTTTTGTAACTATTACCTTATTCTTTCTTAATCTACCCGATATCACCTGTCCCAGTCAAAGTTTCACTACAGGAGACGTCACAACGCCTCCCCTTTGTACAACGATTCGCTCTCCATTAGACGGCACCACAAATGTGAATAGTGCCAGCAACATTTCGTGGAACTATGCACCTACAGCAACGGGGTATCGTGTATCTATGGGTACATCACCTAACGGAACCGATGTGGCGAACAATGTAGACGTTGGCAATACCCTCACTTATAATCCGCCAGCAGATTTACCCGCCAGCACCTTGCTTTATATCACCATTACACCGTACAATGAAAATGGTGCCGCAAACTTATGTACAGAAACGACTTTTACTACTGGGGCGGCGGCGACACTGCCAAACTGTACAAGTTTGATAACCCCTGCGGACGGAGCCATAAATGTTCCCTTAACACCATTTTTAGAATGGAACCCAGTTCCTGGTGCCACTGGTTATCGATTATCTATAGGAACCTCTCCATTTGACCAGGATATCTTAGAAAACGCGGTATTTGATACGAATTCTACCTTTGTTATCGATTTTGAACCTAACCGTACCTTTTTCGTAACCATTACACCTTTCAATGCGGCTGGTGAAGCCATAGGCTGTACTCAAGAAACATTTTCTACCATATTGGGGTGTGGCCCTTATTTTGATGCGGTAACGGGAGAGCTTGTATTTCTAAATCCGGAAATCGATTTTCCCGACGAAGTAGGCATCTGCTTAAATAATGGGGGAACCACCTTTACCTCAACAGATGTAGCCGAAGGGTACAGGTGGTACAAAATAGAAACAGGAGGCAGTGAAACACTGATATCAACAAGCTCCGAAGTAGAACTGTCGGAACTGGGAGAATATAGATACGAGGCGTTTAATACAGCTGCCCAGTCCGGAAACACCGTAGAATGTCCTACCAGTAAAAACTTCAATGTAGTAGTTTCCGAAGCACCTAGAATAAGCACGGTTTTGGTAACGGAACAAGTCTCCGGTTTGCGATTAGAGACCATTGTACAAGGCGTTGGTTCTTATGAATTTGCTTTGGACGATATTAATGGCCCGTACCAAGACAGTAATATTTTCACTAACGTACCTGCCGGTTCATATACGGTATATGTTAGGGATAAAGGAGGTTGCGGTACCGATGAAGAACGAGTTGAACAAGATTTAACCTTAGAAGGTTTTCCAAAGTTCTTTACGCCCAACGGGGATGGAGTAAATGATTTTTGGCAGTACATTCCGCCCGTTGCCACGGGAGAAATCAATGTAAGTACGATTACCATTTACGATCGTTACGGAAAATTATTAGCTCAGATTTCACCTAGCTCAAGGGGTTGGGACGGCATGGTGAACGGAAGACTTCTACCGGCATCGGACTATTGGTTTAAAGCAATATCCTTAGAGAACAGGGAAATAAAGGGCAACTTTTCACTGAAAAGATAA
- the uvrB gene encoding excinuclease ABC subunit UvrB, with product MKFNVVSEFKPTGDQPNAINELSTGLDQQEKYQTLLGVTGSGKTFTIANVIKEVQKPTLVLAHNKTLAAQLYSEFKQFFPDNAVEYFVSYYDYYQPEAYIPTSGVYIEKDLSINEDIEKLRLSATSSLLSGRRDVIVIASVSCLYGIGNPVEFQKNVIAIKKDQVIARTKFLHQLVQSLYSRTTADFRNGNFRVKGDVVDVFPSYADHAFRIHFFGDEIEEIEAFDPFNNNVIEVYENLTIYPANMFVTSQDVLQNAIHNIQDDLVKQIDYFREIGKPLEAKRLEERTNFDLEMIRELGYCSGIENYSRYLDGREPGTRPFCLIDYFPDDYLMVIDESHVTIPQVHAMYGGDRSRKENLVEYGFRLPAAMDNRPLKFEEFEALQNQVIYVSATPADYELQLSQGVYVEQVIRPTGLLDPTIEVRPSLNQIDNLIEEIQQRVEKDERTLVTTLTKRMAEELAKYMDRINIRCRYIHSDVDTLERVEIMQDLRKGIFDVLIGVNLLREGLDLPEVSLVAILDADKEGFLRSNRSLTQTVGRAARNLNGMAIMYADKITDSMQKTIDETNYRRQKQIDYNTKNNIVPKALKKNLDSVLAKNSVSTYHFEKEELRAAEPDLEYLTKEQIEKLIRDKRKAMEKAAKELDFMQAAKLRDEIKVLQEQEN from the coding sequence ATGAAATTCAATGTTGTCTCAGAGTTCAAGCCCACTGGTGATCAGCCCAATGCTATCAATGAATTAAGTACAGGACTTGATCAGCAAGAAAAATATCAAACTTTACTCGGTGTAACCGGTTCCGGTAAAACGTTCACGATTGCAAATGTTATCAAGGAAGTTCAAAAACCTACCTTGGTGCTTGCCCATAATAAAACGCTTGCAGCCCAGTTATATTCCGAGTTCAAGCAATTTTTTCCTGACAATGCGGTAGAGTATTTTGTGTCCTATTACGACTATTACCAACCTGAGGCATACATACCTACAAGCGGTGTGTACATTGAAAAAGACCTTTCTATTAATGAGGATATAGAAAAACTGAGGCTAAGTGCAACCTCGTCCTTACTATCAGGTAGACGTGATGTTATTGTAATTGCTTCCGTATCCTGCTTATACGGAATAGGAAACCCGGTGGAATTTCAAAAGAATGTGATTGCCATTAAAAAAGACCAAGTAATCGCACGGACAAAATTTTTACATCAGTTAGTGCAAAGTCTGTATTCCAGGACAACAGCGGACTTTAGAAATGGAAATTTTAGGGTAAAGGGAGATGTGGTGGATGTTTTTCCCAGTTACGCCGACCATGCTTTCCGTATACATTTTTTTGGTGATGAAATTGAGGAAATTGAAGCCTTTGACCCTTTCAACAACAACGTGATAGAGGTTTATGAGAACTTGACCATTTATCCCGCCAACATGTTCGTCACCTCACAAGATGTGCTACAGAATGCCATACACAATATTCAGGACGACCTCGTCAAACAGATAGATTATTTCAGGGAAATAGGAAAACCGCTAGAGGCAAAAAGGCTTGAAGAGCGTACCAATTTTGATTTAGAAATGATAAGGGAACTTGGGTACTGCTCCGGAATCGAGAATTATTCAAGATATCTGGATGGAAGAGAACCGGGAACAAGGCCCTTTTGCCTTATTGATTACTTTCCTGATGACTACCTTATGGTCATAGACGAGAGCCATGTCACCATTCCACAGGTACACGCCATGTACGGGGGAGACCGCTCAAGAAAGGAAAATTTAGTGGAATACGGCTTTAGACTTCCAGCGGCAATGGATAATAGACCATTAAAGTTTGAAGAATTTGAAGCCTTGCAAAACCAAGTAATCTACGTAAGCGCCACTCCGGCAGATTATGAACTGCAATTAAGCCAAGGTGTGTACGTAGAACAGGTAATACGCCCAACGGGATTATTAGATCCAACAATAGAAGTAAGGCCAAGTTTAAATCAAATAGATAATCTTATTGAGGAGATTCAACAACGTGTCGAAAAAGACGAACGCACTCTTGTAACTACCTTGACAAAACGGATGGCGGAGGAGTTGGCAAAATACATGGATAGAATAAATATTCGATGTAGATATATTCATAGCGACGTGGATACTTTAGAGCGCGTTGAAATTATGCAAGATCTAAGGAAAGGTATTTTTGATGTGCTCATCGGAGTAAATCTTTTAAGGGAAGGTTTAGACCTTCCAGAGGTTTCTTTAGTAGCAATTTTGGATGCGGATAAAGAAGGGTTTTTACGTAGTAATAGATCGCTTACACAAACTGTTGGAAGAGCTGCAAGAAACCTGAACGGAATGGCAATAATGTATGCCGATAAAATTACGGACAGTATGCAAAAAACCATTGACGAAACGAATTACCGACGTCAAAAACAGATAGATTATAATACCAAAAATAACATTGTCCCGAAGGCATTAAAGAAAAACTTGGACAGTGTCCTAGCCAAAAACTCGGTCTCTACGTATCACTTTGAAAAGGAGGAATTGAGAGCGGCCGAGCCAGACCTGGAGTACCTAACAAAAGAGCAGATAGAAAAGCTTATCAGGGACAAAAGAAAGGCTATGGAAAAAGCCGCAAAGGAGTTGGACTTTATGCAGGCGGCAAAGTTGAGGGATGAAATAAAAGTGTTACAAGAACAGGAAAATTGA